Proteins encoded together in one Thermococcus barophilus MP window:
- a CDS encoding ABC transporter substrate-binding protein, whose translation MSKRRQLFVYLIIGILATAVVSGCISQKETTPTATQAQKEVLEIYHWWTAGGEKEAFDALAKKFQEKYPNIEIKANPVSGGAGVNMKMILQSLMLAGKPPDTFQVHAGYEMARYIKANQLSPIDDIWTDDMKKNYPDVIEQMVIFNNHYYAVPINVHRANVIWYNKKIFEKYGIDPASIKTIDDLFAVAEKLKKNGVTPFALGDRNKWPATQVFEVMLVAVGGIDYYQKFINGEISDNDPTLKKVLEYFVKYIEYSNPDHAAKTWDEACAMVYKGEAAMTLMGDWANGYFKAKGWKPDVDYGAIPIPAGVYDLVIDTFVLPAKAAHPDAAKKWLSFIGTVEAQNTFNPIKGSIPPRMDAPADPYDPIQKAFMKELKSPETKMIPSIAHGSAVPEAFAADLNDIISELATSKDVNKAMTEIINAMKKDLLPNKIKEWKLS comes from the coding sequence ATGTCCAAAAGAAGGCAGCTATTTGTATATCTGATAATCGGAATTTTAGCAACCGCAGTAGTTTCTGGGTGTATCTCTCAAAAGGAGACAACCCCCACTGCAACTCAGGCACAAAAAGAAGTTCTTGAAATTTACCACTGGTGGACTGCTGGTGGTGAGAAAGAGGCTTTTGACGCTCTTGCTAAAAAGTTCCAAGAAAAATATCCAAACATCGAAATAAAAGCAAATCCTGTGAGCGGTGGGGCTGGAGTTAACATGAAGATGATCCTCCAGTCTTTAATGCTTGCTGGAAAGCCCCCTGACACATTCCAGGTTCATGCAGGTTACGAAATGGCGAGATACATTAAAGCTAACCAGCTTTCTCCAATTGATGACATTTGGACAGATGACATGAAGAAGAACTATCCAGATGTCATTGAGCAGATGGTGATCTTCAACAACCACTATTATGCTGTTCCTATCAACGTTCACAGGGCCAATGTCATCTGGTACAACAAAAAGATATTTGAGAAATATGGAATTGATCCTGCGAGCATAAAGACCATTGACGATCTCTTTGCCGTTGCTGAGAAGCTCAAAAAGAACGGTGTCACACCATTTGCACTCGGTGACAGAAACAAGTGGCCAGCGACTCAGGTCTTTGAAGTCATGCTTGTTGCAGTGGGAGGAATTGATTACTACCAGAAGTTCATAAACGGCGAGATAAGCGACAACGATCCAACTCTCAAGAAGGTTCTTGAGTACTTTGTGAAATACATTGAATATTCAAATCCAGACCATGCAGCAAAGACTTGGGATGAGGCATGTGCAATGGTTTACAAAGGAGAGGCTGCCATGACTCTGATGGGTGATTGGGCAAACGGTTACTTCAAAGCAAAAGGCTGGAAGCCCGATGTTGATTATGGGGCAATTCCAATACCAGCTGGAGTCTATGACCTTGTTATAGATACATTCGTCCTTCCAGCTAAGGCTGCCCATCCAGACGCTGCTAAGAAGTGGCTCAGCTTTATAGGAACAGTTGAAGCCCAGAACACGTTCAACCCAATAAAAGGGTCGATACCACCAAGAATGGACGCTCCCGCTGATCCGTATGACCCAATACAGAAAGCTTTCATGAAGGAACTTAAGTCACCGGAGACAAAGATGATCCCGAGCATTGCTCACGGAAGTGCAGTTCCAGAGGCATTTGCGGCTGATCTCAATGACATAATCTCTGAACTTGCAACGAGCAAAGATGTGAACAAGGCAATGACGGAAATAATCAATGCCATGAAGAAAGACCTCCTTCCAAACAAGATAAAGGAGTGGAAGCTCAGCTGA
- a CDS encoding diacylglycerol/polyprenol kinase family protein, with product MEARFMPLKFKSKVFSKIESRIGRRELVRKLWHISPGILGAPIILFTPKYITLFVVWFLAFIYTLQHLKLRKGWKIKVPIAEISYRQMARKDELEGNHYMGSFLFWVTMGMICTVFPKLIALAALWVSTFGDCFNAIVGQAVGGVRIPWNKNKTVIGSLTMFVVSIFALITAHKVVGASYGLGLLAFVASVATFMESLPIYSAWDEFTVPMSTAILLWLFYGGELLSTMW from the coding sequence ATGGAAGCGAGATTTATGCCGCTGAAATTTAAATCAAAAGTCTTCAGTAAAATTGAAAGCAGAATTGGCAGGCGTGAATTAGTTAGAAAGCTTTGGCATATTTCCCCCGGCATCTTGGGAGCGCCAATAATACTCTTCACACCAAAGTATATCACCCTTTTTGTTGTATGGTTCTTAGCATTCATCTACACCCTGCAGCATCTCAAGCTGAGAAAGGGCTGGAAAATTAAGGTTCCAATTGCTGAGATTAGCTACAGACAGATGGCCAGGAAGGATGAGCTCGAAGGGAATCACTACATGGGGAGCTTTCTCTTCTGGGTGACTATGGGAATGATATGCACCGTCTTTCCGAAACTTATAGCTTTGGCAGCTCTTTGGGTTTCTACATTTGGCGACTGCTTCAACGCCATTGTTGGGCAGGCAGTTGGTGGAGTTAGAATTCCATGGAACAAGAATAAAACAGTAATCGGTAGCTTAACGATGTTCGTTGTCTCAATCTTTGCATTGATAACTGCCCACAAAGTGGTTGGGGCTTCTTATGGGCTTGGATTATTGGCATTCGTTGCCTCAGTTGCTACATTCATGGAGAGCTTGCCCATCTACTCAGCTTGGGATGAGTTCACAGTTCCAATGAGCACCGCAATTCTGCTGTGGCTGTTCTATGGTGGTGAGCTATTAAGTACGATGTGGTAA
- a CDS encoding NAD(P)-dependent malic enzyme → MADNEQRKKLKEKALSFHRGNFPGNGKIEVIPKVSLKDKHDLSLAYTPGVAEPCKEIAKNPDDVYEYTSKGNLVAVVSDGSRILGLGNIGALAGLPVMEGKALLFKHFGGVDAFPIMIDEQDPDKFIEIVKAIAPTFGGINLEDIASPKCFYILERLRKELDIPVFHDDQQGTAAVVLAGLLNALKVVGKKLDETTIALFGAGAAGFATLRILTKAGVKPGNVRVVELVNGKPTVLTSDMDLEKLFPYRGWLLSKTNAEEITGGPEEAVNGADVLISFTKPGPGVIKPEWIAKMNDDAIVFPLANPVPEILPDEAKKAGAKIVATGRSDYPNQINNVLGFPGIFRGALDVRAKTITDTMIIEAAKAIASVVGDEELTEEYIIPSPLNPEVYPREARAVAEQAMKEGVARRKVSGEWVEEHTRKLREFYENVIAPVNKERKTWKD, encoded by the coding sequence ATGGCTGATAATGAGCAAAGAAAAAAGCTTAAAGAAAAAGCCCTATCTTTCCATAGAGGCAATTTCCCTGGAAATGGTAAAATTGAGGTTATTCCAAAGGTTTCTCTCAAAGATAAGCATGATTTGAGCTTAGCCTATACACCTGGGGTTGCTGAGCCCTGCAAAGAGATAGCTAAAAATCCAGATGATGTTTATGAATACACAAGCAAAGGCAACCTTGTGGCAGTAGTGAGTGATGGGAGCAGGATTTTAGGTTTAGGTAACATTGGGGCCTTAGCGGGCTTACCTGTCATGGAAGGTAAGGCTCTTCTCTTCAAACACTTTGGTGGCGTTGATGCGTTTCCAATAATGATTGACGAGCAGGATCCAGACAAGTTCATCGAAATTGTCAAAGCAATAGCACCGACTTTTGGAGGCATAAACCTTGAGGATATAGCTTCACCGAAGTGCTTTTACATTCTTGAACGGCTTAGGAAAGAGCTTGACATTCCAGTCTTTCACGACGACCAGCAGGGAACAGCGGCTGTTGTCTTAGCTGGACTTTTGAATGCTCTGAAGGTTGTTGGGAAAAAGCTTGACGAAACTACGATAGCTTTATTTGGTGCCGGCGCTGCAGGTTTTGCAACTTTGAGGATTCTAACAAAAGCTGGAGTAAAACCGGGGAATGTCAGGGTTGTTGAGCTCGTTAATGGCAAGCCGACTGTCTTAACAAGCGACATGGATTTGGAAAAATTGTTCCCTTACAGGGGCTGGCTTTTGAGCAAAACAAATGCTGAAGAAATCACAGGTGGTCCAGAAGAGGCTGTAAATGGAGCTGATGTTCTGATTTCCTTCACAAAGCCTGGTCCAGGAGTTATAAAGCCCGAATGGATTGCAAAAATGAACGATGATGCTATTGTGTTCCCATTGGCTAATCCGGTTCCTGAAATACTCCCTGATGAAGCTAAAAAAGCTGGGGCTAAAATAGTTGCAACTGGGAGGAGTGACTATCCCAACCAGATTAACAACGTCCTCGGCTTTCCAGGAATTTTTAGAGGAGCTTTGGATGTTAGGGCAAAGACAATAACTGATACTATGATAATTGAGGCGGCAAAGGCAATAGCAAGTGTTGTAGGCGATGAGGAACTCACTGAGGAATACATAATTCCATCTCCTTTAAACCCAGAAGTCTATCCGAGAGAAGCGAGGGCTGTGGCAGAGCAGGCTATGAAGGAGGGGGTTGCAAGAAGGAAGGTTAGCGGAGAATGGGTTGAAGAGCATACGAGAAAGCTTAGGGAGTTTTATGAGAATGTCATTGCTCCAGTAAATAAGGAGAGAAAAACTTGGAAAGATTGA
- a CDS encoding tripartite tricarboxylate transporter permease, giving the protein MDVGVLLVQATFLTILSVLMYIIIGMIPGTDETATIAPITLALLAAGFDPLLVLAWFMGTIVAFKAADAVPTALAAIPGGVMAVPQVPDALVARKYGYSEIILRKGITASVIGTVVAIVIALPLSFYLTPLGDLLKTQMGPLNWPGWVYIIVAGIIVLAVMSKAKILALLAIFPFAMLVQGIRAVYGKPVFISIFLAITIGPILYELLTLISPNNHHLKRDSYARIKLVKTGKITLNPLHHLDRLEVTLSSIFAGISSILSAFMSPVGLTILFGDLIKEAEKDELKGSLRAYAVRDAIKNATYIGGTLIPLIAIGVPTGPMSAGPAAPFFAKLDAFNGLSPRDILLQRYSTPTIMLVIAYVTLLAALLTYVILIKYSKPLTRFVFKKIPAEALYSTFLAIVLVLSYMEAGIAGIFGSILVGLISATFARNGVSIGVLFMVLVAAPYLVGLL; this is encoded by the coding sequence ATGGATGTTGGGGTACTGCTTGTTCAAGCCACATTCCTGACAATTCTCTCAGTTCTCATGTACATCATAATTGGAATGATCCCCGGAACTGACGAAACTGCAACCATAGCCCCAATAACACTGGCCCTTCTTGCGGCAGGTTTCGATCCACTATTGGTTTTAGCCTGGTTCATGGGGACGATAGTTGCATTCAAAGCTGCAGATGCAGTTCCCACAGCCTTGGCAGCAATTCCCGGCGGAGTTATGGCAGTTCCCCAGGTTCCGGATGCATTGGTTGCAAGAAAATACGGTTATTCTGAGATAATTTTGAGAAAGGGCATAACGGCAAGCGTAATTGGAACAGTTGTCGCTATAGTAATTGCTCTACCCCTATCATTCTACTTAACACCGCTGGGAGACCTGCTCAAAACACAGATGGGGCCATTAAACTGGCCCGGATGGGTTTACATAATAGTTGCTGGAATAATTGTACTTGCTGTGATGTCAAAGGCAAAAATCTTGGCACTGCTTGCAATCTTCCCGTTCGCAATGCTCGTCCAGGGAATCAGAGCGGTTTATGGAAAGCCGGTCTTCATAAGCATATTTTTGGCAATCACAATTGGTCCAATCTTATATGAGCTTCTCACGCTGATCTCTCCAAACAACCACCATTTAAAGCGCGATAGCTATGCAAGAATAAAGCTTGTAAAAACCGGCAAAATAACCCTAAATCCGCTCCACCACCTGGACAGGCTTGAGGTTACACTGTCCTCAATCTTCGCCGGAATAAGCAGCATCCTCTCAGCCTTTATGAGCCCCGTTGGATTGACAATCCTCTTTGGAGACCTCATAAAGGAGGCGGAAAAAGATGAGCTTAAAGGCTCTTTAAGGGCATATGCGGTTAGAGATGCAATAAAGAACGCCACTTACATAGGGGGAACGCTCATTCCGCTGATAGCAATTGGCGTTCCAACAGGCCCAATGTCCGCTGGCCCAGCGGCGCCGTTCTTTGCAAAGCTCGATGCCTTCAATGGACTCAGTCCAAGGGATATACTTTTGCAGAGATACTCCACACCGACAATAATGCTGGTGATAGCCTATGTCACGCTGCTGGCGGCACTGCTGACCTATGTAATCCTGATAAAATATTCAAAGCCATTAACTCGCTTTGTATTCAAAAAGATACCAGCAGAGGCGTTGTACAGCACGTTTTTAGCCATAGTCCTGGTTCTCTCATACATGGAAGCCGGAATTGCCGGAATCTTTGGTTCAATTCTTGTGGGACTAATTTCAGCGACCTTTGCAAGGAACGGCGTTTCAATAGGTGTTCTGTTTATGGTTTTAGTTGCAGCCCCATATTTGGTGGGCTTGCTTTGA
- a CDS encoding Ldh family oxidoreductase, with product MFEKGYIDENYVRVSRDELFSFVVKVLMKLGVPKEDAEIVADNLIMADLRGIESHGVQRLKRYVDGILSGGINLKPNIRIVREGASYALIDGDEGLGQVVGYKAMKLAIEKAKKSGIGVVVVRNSNHYGIAGYYALMAAVEGMIGISMTNSRPLVAPTGGVERFLGTNPIALAAPTKDKPFLLDMATSVVPIGKLEVYRRKGKPIPEGWAIDSEGNITTDVEKVFNGGALLPLGGFGELFGGHKGYGLSVMVDILAGILSGGTWSRHVKNTSERHSEVDHFFMAINIEAFVPLEEFKEKMSRMIEELKSSKRHKDFERIWIHGEKGFLTMQTRLKIGIPIYKKVLEELNQIAEMVGVEKLKVKG from the coding sequence ATGTTTGAAAAGGGTTACATTGATGAAAATTATGTTAGGGTTTCCAGGGATGAGCTCTTCTCATTTGTCGTGAAGGTTCTCATGAAGCTTGGAGTTCCTAAAGAAGATGCAGAAATAGTTGCTGACAATTTGATCATGGCTGATTTGAGGGGGATTGAGAGTCATGGAGTCCAGCGTTTAAAGAGATACGTTGATGGAATTCTCAGCGGAGGAATAAATTTGAAGCCAAACATTAGAATTGTCAGGGAAGGAGCTTCCTACGCGTTGATTGATGGTGATGAGGGGTTAGGTCAAGTTGTTGGTTATAAGGCGATGAAGCTGGCGATTGAAAAAGCCAAAAAGAGTGGAATTGGTGTTGTTGTAGTTAGAAACAGTAACCACTATGGTATTGCTGGATATTATGCTTTGATGGCTGCTGTGGAGGGGATGATTGGAATCAGCATGACGAATTCTCGTCCGTTGGTTGCTCCAACTGGTGGTGTGGAGAGGTTTTTGGGGACGAATCCAATTGCTTTGGCTGCTCCAACCAAGGATAAGCCGTTTTTGCTTGATATGGCTACGAGTGTGGTTCCAATTGGGAAGCTTGAGGTTTACCGCAGAAAGGGAAAGCCAATCCCAGAAGGCTGGGCGATTGATAGTGAGGGTAATATAACCACGGATGTGGAGAAGGTTTTCAATGGCGGTGCTTTGCTGCCTTTGGGGGGCTTTGGAGAGCTTTTTGGTGGGCATAAGGGTTATGGGCTCAGCGTGATGGTTGACATTTTGGCTGGGATTCTGAGTGGAGGAACTTGGAGTAGGCATGTGAAGAATACGAGTGAAAGGCACAGTGAGGTTGACCACTTCTTCATGGCGATTAATATTGAAGCTTTTGTTCCGCTTGAGGAGTTTAAGGAGAAGATGAGCAGGATGATTGAAGAGTTGAAAAGTTCGAAGAGGCATAAGGATTTTGAGAGGATCTGGATTCATGGCGAAAAGGGCTTTCTCACGATGCAAACAAGATTAAAGATCGGCATTCCAATTTACAAGAAAGTTCTGGAAGAGCTCAATCAGATAGCTGAAATGGTGGGAGTGGAAAAATTGAAGGTAAAAGGATAA
- a CDS encoding ABC transporter permease produces the protein MRTKLILMIPITFLILFFYLPLISIIHEGLWDNGFTLKYLKAVLSNSYHRGIILFTIKQALASTLLTLALGLPGAYIFAKYDFPGKSFVKAILTVPFVMPSIMVALGFILLFGKQGFFTQLIGRDLGILYSWKAILIAHAFYNFPIVVRMVSSLWQRINPHYEEVAMSLGAKGFTLFRKVTLPMLLPGIFASSMLTFIFCFLSFSIPLILGGYKYATIEVDIFTSIMTLLDFKVGSALAIIQITLSFAFMYIYIKSLDMYAKAEEQRIFRQPQKLTLKELASLKGLLIGIYSLVVFIFIISPLLAVLYDSLIFQGKFSLEWYRRVFSAKYNPIFGANTLIAIKNSLLFGFSAVLLSTTIALIIAYALHRWQFKGKNIFEALVMLPLGSSAITLGLGYIRTFHKPPLELLGTWYIIVFAHTIIAYPFVLRAVSAVLRKIKPNLKEAALSLGAKEWQAFLKVELPLSLGGIIVGAIFAFAISIAELGATYMLYQPEYTTITIAVYRFLSARQWGSASALSVILMIVSAVSFMIIERIGEEIW, from the coding sequence ATGAGGACAAAGCTCATCCTGATGATCCCCATAACATTCCTAATCCTTTTCTTCTATCTCCCTCTCATCAGCATAATCCATGAAGGGCTCTGGGACAATGGATTTACGCTCAAATACCTCAAAGCTGTTCTCTCCAACAGCTATCACCGGGGAATAATCCTTTTTACCATTAAGCAGGCTTTAGCCTCAACCCTGCTCACTTTGGCTTTAGGTCTGCCTGGAGCCTACATCTTTGCAAAATATGACTTTCCAGGAAAGAGCTTTGTGAAGGCAATTCTCACTGTCCCATTCGTGATGCCAAGCATAATGGTCGCCCTTGGTTTCATCCTACTCTTTGGAAAGCAGGGCTTCTTTACACAGCTCATTGGACGGGATTTGGGAATCCTCTACTCCTGGAAAGCCATTTTAATAGCTCACGCTTTTTACAACTTTCCCATTGTAGTTCGAATGGTCTCCTCTCTTTGGCAGCGCATAAACCCCCACTATGAGGAAGTTGCAATGAGCCTTGGAGCTAAGGGGTTCACGCTTTTTAGAAAAGTTACTTTGCCAATGCTTTTGCCCGGAATCTTTGCGTCATCCATGCTCACGTTCATCTTCTGCTTCCTTAGCTTTTCAATTCCCCTTATTTTAGGAGGCTACAAGTACGCCACAATTGAAGTCGATATCTTCACTTCAATCATGACCCTGCTGGATTTCAAAGTTGGCTCTGCTTTAGCTATAATCCAAATCACCCTAAGCTTTGCATTCATGTACATCTACATCAAAAGCCTCGACATGTATGCGAAAGCTGAGGAGCAGAGAATTTTTAGACAACCTCAAAAGCTGACGTTGAAGGAGCTGGCGAGCTTAAAAGGTTTATTGATTGGAATTTACTCCCTGGTTGTATTCATATTCATAATCTCACCCCTCTTGGCAGTTCTTTATGACTCCCTGATTTTCCAGGGAAAATTCAGTCTTGAATGGTATAGGAGGGTATTCAGTGCAAAATACAACCCAATCTTTGGAGCTAACACTTTAATTGCAATCAAGAACTCACTCCTCTTTGGATTTTCAGCTGTTTTGCTATCAACAACAATCGCTTTAATTATAGCATATGCCTTACATAGATGGCAGTTTAAAGGCAAAAACATCTTTGAGGCTCTGGTAATGCTACCCCTTGGTTCCTCGGCAATAACCCTTGGTTTGGGATACATAAGAACCTTTCACAAGCCGCCGCTTGAGCTTCTTGGCACTTGGTACATCATCGTCTTTGCACACACAATCATAGCCTATCCCTTCGTTTTAAGAGCAGTCTCAGCCGTATTAAGAAAAATAAAGCCAAACCTAAAAGAGGCAGCATTGAGCTTAGGAGCAAAAGAATGGCAGGCTTTTCTTAAGGTTGAACTGCCTCTATCTTTGGGAGGAATAATCGTTGGAGCCATCTTTGCCTTTGCAATAAGCATAGCGGAGCTTGGTGCCACTTACATGCTTTATCAACCCGAATACACGACGATAACCATAGCAGTCTATAGATTTTTGAGTGCAAGACAGTGGGGAAGTGCCTCAGCTTTATCCGTCATTTTGATGATTGTCTCAGCAGTGAGCTTTATGATAATTGAGAGGATTGGTGAGGAGATATGGTGA
- a CDS encoding ABC transporter ATP-binding protein → MVSVELRGILKILGDFRLEIERLKAKEGEFLTLLGPSGCGKTTTLRIIAGFEKPDRGEVLFNGRIMNEIPPYERNIGIVFQDYALFPHMTVFKNIAFGLELRKLPREEIEKRVRQAIKLVGLEGFENRYPEQLSGGQQQRVALARALVIEPKVLLLDEPLSNLDAKIRERLRGEIKRIQKELGITTIYVTHDQEEAMAISDRIAVMNDGRIEQVGKPLELYYHPKTEFVAKFLGLSNIIELEAENGKACLGKLCFNVGKDGKVRIFFRPESVYITEGDFAEIVSYELLPGRIRLRFSIEDKEIIAERFLDELPFNVENMPKRVGVYVKSFALL, encoded by the coding sequence ATGGTGAGCGTTGAGCTTAGAGGAATCCTCAAGATACTTGGGGATTTCAGGCTTGAAATAGAAAGGTTAAAAGCTAAGGAAGGAGAGTTTCTGACGCTTCTCGGTCCTTCTGGATGCGGAAAGACAACAACCCTTAGGATAATAGCCGGTTTTGAAAAGCCAGACAGAGGGGAGGTCCTATTCAACGGCAGAATCATGAATGAAATTCCACCATATGAGCGGAACATCGGAATAGTTTTCCAAGACTATGCCCTCTTCCCACACATGACTGTTTTTAAGAACATTGCTTTTGGTTTAGAGCTTAGAAAGCTCCCAAGAGAAGAGATAGAGAAAAGAGTTCGGCAAGCTATAAAGCTGGTCGGCTTGGAAGGATTCGAGAACCGCTATCCAGAGCAGCTCAGCGGGGGACAGCAACAGAGAGTTGCACTTGCAAGGGCTCTGGTAATTGAGCCAAAAGTTCTGCTTTTGGATGAGCCATTGAGCAATCTTGATGCAAAGATTAGGGAGCGTTTAAGGGGAGAGATAAAGCGCATCCAAAAAGAGCTTGGCATAACAACAATTTATGTTACTCATGATCAGGAGGAAGCGATGGCAATAAGCGACAGAATCGCAGTGATGAACGACGGCAGAATTGAACAAGTTGGGAAGCCCCTGGAGCTCTATTATCACCCAAAAACAGAGTTCGTTGCAAAGTTTTTAGGACTGTCAAATATCATTGAGCTTGAAGCCGAAAATGGGAAAGCCTGTCTCGGAAAGCTGTGCTTCAACGTTGGCAAAGACGGAAAAGTTAGGATATTCTTCAGACCTGAAAGCGTTTACATAACTGAAGGAGACTTTGCTGAAATTGTTAGCTATGAGCTCTTGCCTGGAAGGATTAGGCTGAGATTTTCCATTGAGGATAAAGAGATAATTGCCGAACGCTTTTTAGATGAACTGCCATTTAACGTTGAAAATATGCCAAAAAGAGTTGGTGTGTATGTGAAATCGTTTGCTCTCCTTTAA
- a CDS encoding NCS2 family permease, translating into MDAVREVEIGVKRNKNWFEEYFDFAYHNTDLRTEILAGITTFMTMAYILFVNPAILSDAIGKDAIPSLVTATALSAGLATILMGLYAKKPFALAPGMGLNAYFTYGVVKGMGYSWQVALAAVFVEGLIFIALTLTKVRSAIIHAIPLSQKYAIGAGIGLFLTIIGMQEAGFVVDSPATLITFGAQNVAKPEFWLAIFGLFFAAILISRGIKGALLISILTTTVIGIVLGITPAPDRLFAMPTLSHTFLQMDLRGLLSVGAIGVVFAFFMVDFFDTLGTITGLSAKAGFLTKEGKVPDAEKVLLTDAIGTTVGAVLGTSTVTTYIESAAGIEEGGRTGMTALVTGALFLVIGLFISPIATVIPAYATAPALIIVGYYMLSAIRGVDFSDPTEAIPAFLVLVTIPFTYSIADGIGMGFISYAVVKTLSGRYKEVHPLLYILAGIFVLYFLYLGGVF; encoded by the coding sequence ATGGATGCCGTTAGGGAGGTAGAGATTGGAGTGAAGAGAAACAAGAACTGGTTTGAGGAGTACTTTGACTTCGCTTACCACAACACTGACTTGAGAACGGAGATTTTAGCCGGGATAACAACCTTCATGACAATGGCATACATCCTTTTCGTTAACCCAGCGATTTTAAGCGATGCCATTGGTAAAGACGCAATTCCTTCACTGGTTACGGCAACAGCCCTTTCAGCTGGTCTGGCAACTATCCTCATGGGGCTGTATGCAAAGAAGCCATTCGCATTGGCTCCTGGAATGGGGCTCAATGCTTACTTCACCTACGGTGTTGTAAAGGGAATGGGCTACTCATGGCAAGTGGCTTTGGCTGCCGTTTTTGTAGAGGGTTTAATCTTCATTGCACTCACCCTTACAAAAGTGAGAAGCGCTATTATACACGCAATCCCGCTCTCCCAGAAATACGCAATTGGTGCTGGAATCGGTCTGTTTCTGACAATCATCGGAATGCAGGAGGCTGGTTTTGTAGTTGACAGTCCAGCTACATTGATAACTTTCGGTGCTCAGAACGTTGCAAAGCCAGAGTTCTGGTTGGCCATATTCGGCTTGTTCTTTGCAGCAATCCTCATCTCAAGAGGCATTAAGGGAGCTTTGCTAATCTCAATCCTCACAACAACGGTAATTGGAATTGTTTTGGGTATAACACCAGCTCCTGATAGGCTATTTGCGATGCCAACGCTCAGCCACACGTTCCTCCAGATGGACTTAAGAGGTCTCTTAAGTGTTGGAGCCATCGGTGTTGTCTTTGCATTCTTCATGGTGGACTTCTTCGATACACTCGGCACAATTACTGGATTGAGTGCAAAGGCTGGCTTCCTGACAAAGGAGGGAAAAGTCCCAGATGCTGAGAAGGTTTTGCTAACAGATGCAATAGGAACAACGGTTGGTGCTGTCTTGGGGACTTCAACGGTCACAACATACATTGAGAGCGCTGCAGGTATAGAGGAAGGTGGTAGAACAGGAATGACGGCATTAGTCACTGGGGCGCTGTTCTTAGTTATTGGTCTTTTCATTTCACCAATCGCTACAGTTATTCCAGCCTATGCAACTGCTCCCGCATTGATCATAGTCGGCTACTACATGCTGAGCGCCATCAGAGGAGTTGACTTCAGCGATCCAACAGAAGCTATTCCAGCATTCTTAGTTCTCGTTACAATACCCTTCACGTATTCAATAGCAGATGGAATAGGCATGGGGTTCATAAGCTATGCAGTTGTAAAAACATTAAGCGGAAGGTACAAAGAAGTGCACCCACTGCTGTACATCTTAGCCGGCATATTCGTCTTATACTTCCTCTACCTTGGAGGAGTCTTTTGA
- a CDS encoding metal-dependent transcriptional regulator, with translation MEISKREEEYLEAMYLLYKRKGIIRIKDIAKKLRVRPPSVVDALKKLSEKGLVEYEKYDRILLTEKGREIAEKTYSKHLLLTEFFINILGIPPEIAEEDACQFEHYVHEITAERIREFAKYIQEQCPYVIKQFIKEHIEKEEKKSKDSSKVEEV, from the coding sequence ATGGAAATCAGCAAAAGAGAAGAAGAATATCTTGAAGCGATGTACCTCTTATATAAGAGAAAAGGTATAATTAGGATTAAGGATATTGCCAAAAAGCTTAGGGTAAGGCCTCCAAGCGTTGTCGATGCCCTTAAGAAGCTCAGCGAGAAAGGTTTAGTTGAGTATGAGAAGTATGATAGGATTTTGCTAACTGAAAAAGGAAGAGAGATTGCAGAAAAGACTTATTCTAAGCACCTGCTGTTAACGGAGTTTTTCATAAATATCTTGGGTATTCCTCCAGAGATAGCTGAAGAAGATGCTTGCCAATTCGAGCACTATGTCCACGAGATTACAGCAGAGAGAATCAGAGAATTTGCGAAGTACATTCAGGAGCAGTGCCCTTATGTAATCAAGCAGTTCATAAAGGAGCATATAGAAAAGGAGGAAAAGAAATCAAAAGACTCCTCCAAGGTAGAGGAAGTATAA